CTGTGTATTGATTTTGTATGTAGAAAGGGTGTGGAAAGATAGTTGGACCTTTATACAGTGATAGGCTTTGTTTGCAATATAATCATCAAACACTGATTATTAACAGCTTTCTTGAGCTATAATTCACATAGAGAATGCAcatgtttacattttaatgtttCAGGATGCTCACAAATCTGTCTCTTTATTGTTTTAGAACATTTTGTCACCTCATTTCATTTCATGCCTGTTTGCAGTCACTGTCCTGACTCTCTCTTCCAGGCAACCATTGATGTAACTGCGTTGCTGGCACTCCACAGTGGGTGTGGCCTTTTGCATCCAAGCTACTGTCTCTCTGCACAGTTCTGGGGAATTGCCACGGTAACCTATTTCAACACTCCATTCTTTCACGTGGCTGACAAGGTTCTTGTTCATGGAGAGACCTTATCTTCTCTATTCACTCACTGATGGAGGAACATTTGGCTTGTCCCTGCAGTTTGGTAGCTATGAATAATGATGCCTTTGGATAATAACTTTGGCATCTGAATATTGATTTCTGTAATTTCAAGGGAAATCAGTAAAGATGTTTAGAACATTCCTGAAAACCTCAGGAAAGACAGGCATTTTGTAAAAAGGATATTAGTCCTCTATAGAGTCTAAAAaggacaaaaagcaaagaaatctgCTCTTCAAATACCGCACACTGTAGCCGCCATAGGTGTCTGTGCAATCCACCATTGCGTTTCTTTTCTGGAAATTTTGATGAGTAAAAATGGGTAGAATCTATAAGAGCCAGGCTTTTTCTTAGGCCACAGACAAGGgagatttatattttttttgagtCTTTTGGGATTTTACAAGCTCCTGCCTCCAATCCGGAAGGATTTCCTGCAATAAAGGGGGCTGGTTGGGGGAAACAGCTGTGTGTGTATTCTAGGGGGCAGCTGCAGCTGATTTTATCTGAAGCAATTTGGGATCAGTGTTTCCAGGTATCTGGACtcctttaaaagataaaacaagggCCAGgcggataaatccagactagctgaacatagaggacaatgaggaatactgagaactcaggaacaatcgcagtgggtttttgatcctactgcacgtactggctttgggggagcctaggcagtttggatgctcacctttggagacctggatagaggtgggcggtccttgggcttcccacaggtcagggaaccctgattgctcttcgagcagatgagggagggtgacttgatcggggggagggggagggaaatgggaggcggatgagggggggagacagaaatccttaataaataaataaataaaaaataaaaaccagtaaggaaataaaaaaaaataaaagataaaacaataggTTTTCATGTCGATTAAAAAAATCGCCAGCACAAGATCGGCACATGACTAAGCCAGTCAACAGTCCAGCATAGAGGGAAGCCTCAGGAGCTCCCACGCTGAGCTGGGAGGTTATTGACAATTGAGAGCTGGGGaaaagagagtcagttttctttagtttGCTTTTCTATTCAATGATTTCTGcttgattttctattttattgaggTTTTAGGTCTCAAATCCAGGGCTCTGCTCATAGTCGGCAAATCCGTTGTCACTgaacgcatccccagtccttctGTTTGACTTGTGAATTTGTTTCAGGctcttcaagttttattttattttatcgtCATTGTTTTTAGGGTCCTGCATTATTTCTGTATTGCCTCTATTTGTTGATCCATTCTTTTAGACACCTGTGTCCACATCTCCATCCTTTCCTCATTTTGTCAGGTGAAGTCGCATTTTCACGCCAGCTCTTTGTGCGTATCGCTGGGCAGCACCATTAATGAACGGAAATGCTAGGTGTTTATTCCAGCCTTTGTAATCTGGCTTTATGCTTGTCCTTGCAggctttttttttgcattttctctgAGTCTCTAGTTACTTTTGCATTTTCAGCACTAGATGGCAGGCTAAGGCCAGGGTAGCCACATGCTGGTGTGTGCCACTGGATCAGAAATGGATACAAGCCTAGAGAGATCTGCAAACTTCAGCTGCTGTGTTGTTCATCAAGTGTGAGTCCCAAGAAGGTTATTTTCACACTACAATCCTCTCTGGATTATAGGAATCATCTCATTTATAGTCTGTGCTGAGAAGCAAGTCATTCCCCTGGCGCTAGGGGGACTAATCGTAGATAAGGCTCGACTATATGCAACACCTATGGCCACAAACACCACAAAGGCTGCACTGAATCTGGCCCACTGAGACCACTACAGGTCTAGATAAGACCAGTGTACACACTGGCATGAACTGTATGCTGCTGAGGTAGACCCACGGCCCAGGTTCACTGTAACCAGCTGCAGGTGACAATGGCCAGAATGGAAATGTGGTAGTAGACATGTCTCCTCTTGGCTTGACTGTGGCACTGTTTGCATGGACCCTAACCTGGGTGTGGAAGTCATTAGGATCACCCCAGTGTTAGGCTTCACCACCCAGCCTCGAGTCTCAAGGCAAAGTCTTGTGATTACTCTGCTAGCCTACTCTAGAAAACGAAACCTCAAACTCTGGTGAGTTGGGAGAGAATGATGAAGGCAGTGTCTTGGCCATATAGACTGATTCTAAGTGGGACATACCACTCAGGAAGTTGCTTGAATTTCTTTATTATCATTTCCATAGTAATATAAAATACACAAGTAATGTCATTAGCAAAACAGTGAGAAATTCCAATGAAAATGATGTATTATATGCTGACACTTATGAATAATGTTTTCTGATAGTAAACATCAAGTCCTTTGCACTGGCCTAAAGTTAGATATTATACTTGTTCTTGTTTCGTCTTCTACCTGGAGTCTGTGCCTCTCCCCAGTACCCTCCACAGAGCCCCCTTCACATCCTTGTTCCTCAGGGTATAAATCAGTGGGTTGAGCATGGGGGTGACTACCGTATAAAAAAGAGCAACAAACTTCCCCTCACCCTCAGAATACTTGTGGACAGGTTGGAGGTAAGTGGAGATGGCTGAGCCATAAAACAGCGTAACCACAATGAGGTGAGATGCACACGTCCCAAAAGCCTTTCTGCGACCAGCCATTGACTTGATGTTCAGCACTGCCCTGGCAATGTGGGCATAGGAGCCCAGAATTAGCACTAAGGGACAGACTAAGATAATGACCCGGGCCACAAACAGATTGGCCTCTGttcctcctgtgtcctcacagGCCAACTTGAGGAGAACAGGCAGCTCACAGAAGAAGTGGTTCAGCTGGTATCCACAGAGCGGCATGGCCATCACAAGGCTTGTCTGGATTAGAGAGTTCACGAGTCCTCCCACCCAGGAGAATATAACCAACGCCCTGCAGAGAAGGGGATGCATAACTGTTGAGTAGTGGAGTGGGCGACACACGGTGGCATAGCGGTCGATAGCCATTGCCACCAAAAGCACACACTCAGTTCCTCCCAGTGAGAGCCCTATGAGGAGCTGGGCCACACACCTTGCAAAGCTGATGGTCCTGTCGAGTCCAGAGAGGTTGACCAGCAGCTGGGGCACAGTGCTGGCGGTGTAGCAGAGGTCCAGGAAGGAGAGGTGGCAGAGGAAgtagtacatgggtgtgtgtaggCGAACGTCCAGTCGTGACAGAATGATGATCACGGTGTTGCCGAAGAGAGTCAGAGAGTAGAGAACAGAGATGAAGGCAAAAAAGACAGGTTCTAGGTGCGGCCAGTCTGAGAAGCCCAGCAGCAGGAAGCCCTCTTCTGAACTGGTGTTCGGGCTTTCCATGGTCTCCCACCTACACAAATAGAACACAACTGAATTCTTCCTAGAGAGAACATGAATTAATTATTCCTAAAGGCATCAAAATCACATATTTTGAGTTGcactctgtttagttctgttgAGTTTTTGATCCCCCCCGCTCCCTTCCATGTAAGTCTCTTGTTCTCTTTAAAATCTATatccttttttcctttaattgttgttacttctttctccgtgtgtgtgtgtctgtgcgcgcgtgtgtgcgtgtgtgtacattcaACTCTTCTTTAGCATATAGACCATTGATTGATAGTGGTATGGTCTCCGATTACACCTAAttcttgttgcttgtttgttttatgactTTTGCGAAGACACTCAGTCCTCTGGTCAGTCCGTTGGATACGATTCTTCCTTTTCTGAAAGTAGAGACAAGGTATTGCCTTCCTTTTGGAATTGACATCAGGATCCAAAAGCAGTCATGTGGAAGCTGTATTAAAAGTCCCAAGTGTGTGAGTTCCGTGCTGTTCtggatccttccttccttttctagtCTCTGAGACAGACTGCTTCAGCAGATTGAGATGAAGACCTAACCTGTCTGAGTTTGTGGCTCTGACCTCTGAGTCCTTACTTTCTGTCTCTTGCTTGATAAATTTGGTCAGTGACTGGATTCTTGGAGCCTTGAGCTGCTTCTGTCTGTCACAAAGAGGTAAACACAGTAGGAAAGCTTCTTGGGAAGGAATATGATCACAAGTCTATTGCTTTTTATGACTCTCAatcacttcctgctcttgcaactaatttattttttatatttttgtcacAAGAGTTCTTTTGAATCTCTGTTCCCATCTATGATCTGCCCTCGTTGGAAATAGTAAGCACAGTGTGAAAATGAATATTAATGTCTTCTTTTATGTCATAAGAGGTGATAACTTAATATGTCTTTTCATGACACATGGgtcttaaatacattttcttgtaTGAAACATCGAACATTCTACAAtctgagaattattttaactttGCAAAAAAATctttatgcatgtgagtgtttttcctgcacatCGGACTGTGCACCATGCGCATACCTGGTGCCCGCAGAGGGcaggagaaggtgtcagatcccctggaactggagatatccttggctgtgaactgccatgtgggtgctgggaactgcaagAGTGATaaaatcactgaaccatcttttctCCCCAATAATTTTTTATAAGAAGCCTGAAAATGAACTATGAGTACATTCAAATAAGCTAAGGAAACATGGCAAGCATTAAAATACTGCTTCTCTTTGGAGATTCTTCAACTAAAACCTAAACAAAATTACAAGACTTTAGATTTTTGGCGTAGGAatctttgatttctttgattAAAGTTGTTCTTAGGTATTCTGTGTATTTTATTGCTATCATCAATTGAATACTTGTCTCTTGGTTGTCTTTGGaagcataatttatttttctgtggtgTTTGTATCTCACAGCTTAGATAGAGTCTCTTATTATTTCTATGAGATTTAGAAATTGCTTTGAGCTTCTAGCATGCTGTGTTTGGAGGGCCATGCCATTCGCAAACAGTTTTTTTTACTTCATCCTGTTTAAATTTgtcatcttttatttctctgtcttgGGGAAACTGGATCTACTCATGCAGAGAGATCAGAATAGACCTCTCTCCCACCTCATATACAAATAGCAACTGAAAGTgggttatagtttttttttaatgacacccCAAAGGTCACAGTGAGTAGAAGAAACTGTGGGCTGCATCCTGAAGCTGATTTTGGCGAAGATTGTTTTTTGGCTTCCAAACACACTTGAAATGGAGACAGTGGAAGCCCAGTGTAGCCTGCAAGCTCGGGGTGGTTACAATGTCTCCATGTAGATTCTGCTATGACAGCAAGTGTGCTGCTAAGAGGATACTGAACATGGGAAAGACTGTGGGGTGGAGGCTACGTGGGAAGCCTCTGATACTGTCACTATGAGTTAAGTTGCTCACAATCACATCTATTAAACAATTCTACGAATAATAACTATTTGGGAAAAAGAACTAATAAATGCTTTCATTGAAAAGTGAAGTTTTAGATAATTTGTTTCTAGGAAACTTGCCTTGAAAGAAATGGTAGAGATGTTCTTTGAGAGGAGTGATGTGATATAAAGGGCCAACTTGAAcctaaataagaaaggaagaccaTTATAAAAGGAGTCAGCATAGGCAAATGCTTTCTTAGTCTTGCTTGatctaacaaaaataatcataACAATAATGCATCATCTGAGCACGATGAATGCCAATACAAGATGAAAAGCCTGAAAATgtaatatatcttaaaaatttattttatttttattaattattatctattttagcatttcttttttctcatggttatttatgtttgtgtctgtgtgtctctatgcACACGGATgtccacaaaagccagaagagagtgctggatCCCATGAAACCTGATtataggtgactgtgagctgggaattgaactctggtcctttggaagagcagcaatcactctttttatatattttattttttatattatttttaaatttatttttctctcatgcaATATATCCCAACTGCGGTTTcctctctctctactcctcccGGTTCTCCTGTCCCTGtcatctcccttctcctccagagccatcctcctccctccatttcccttccgaaaagagcaggcttctcagggatatcaactgaacacagcACAACAAGATGCAGTAGGACTAGACACAAACCCtcctatcaaggctggatgaagcATGTCAGTAGAAGGAAGAGGGTCCCAAGGCTTAACTGTTGAGCTTTTTTCTCCAACTCCATAATGTAAGATATATGTCCTCTTAGAAGAATATAGTTATGTAAAGGTAGAGGACCAAACAAATGCATGTGCCAACTCTAGagtaatatctttttttctttctttttttttttgagacagggtttctctgcataacaacCCTAGCTCTTCTgtaactagctttgtagaccaggctggcctaaaattcaaagagatcttcctgcctctgcctcccaaattctgggattaaaggtgtgcactaccaccacccaaaTAGAGTAAtatcttaaataattttaaaaaagtagcaAGATTGAAAAACTAATTTACAAAAAGATGAAAAACCAAGACCTGTAAAGTGATTTTTGATAAAACACAGAGATACACTAGGGTGGAAATTtgtgttttaatgttttctttattttcattttctcttatatttttctaAGATAGGGTCTTGTTATACACCAAGCCTTCAACTCTAGgtcctcctaccttagcctcccaagtgctaggcttGTGGGGTCATATTATCATGTCAAGATAAAACTGATATTTATTGAAATTGAGATTATAGGAATGTAAGTGCACAGCaagcaaaaagttaaaactttttttgagagagctttgttttatatttaccaTGGATATTTTTTGCTGGACTAATTTTTGCCTCACGTTGTCATGTTTACTAAGAGAAAATCATCAATGAAACTGTTAATGCATaatt
The Microtus pennsylvanicus isolate mMicPen1 chromosome 11, mMicPen1.hap1, whole genome shotgun sequence genome window above contains:
- the LOC142859461 gene encoding olfactory receptor 2Y1-like; translation: MESPNTSSEEGFLLLGFSDWPHLEPVFFAFISVLYSLTLFGNTVIIILSRLDVRLHTPMYYFLCHLSFLDLCYTASTVPQLLVNLSGLDRTISFARCVAQLLIGLSLGGTECVLLVAMAIDRYATVCRPLHYSTVMHPLLCRALVIFSWVGGLVNSLIQTSLVMAMPLCGYQLNHFFCELPVLLKLACEDTGGTEANLFVARVIILVCPLVLILGSYAHIARAVLNIKSMAGRRKAFGTCASHLIVVTLFYGSAISTYLQPVHKYSEGEGKFVALFYTVVTPMLNPLIYTLRNKDVKGALWRVLGRGTDSR